A portion of the Pseudorasbora parva isolate DD20220531a chromosome 1, ASM2467924v1, whole genome shotgun sequence genome contains these proteins:
- the LOC137088054 gene encoding aerolysin-like protein: MSYPTTLALIGGRGGAPFSFTGENNGASLEKIWVWVGEWQIKAVRVWLSDGRNQTFGNPSGSNQEYAFKPGECFTKLTLWGNGAGTRLGAIRFKTSEGGEFFAKMSKWDLKTEYPMDVGSGFCLGVAGNCGADIDAMGFMFLNSVQSTVLINVNYPTINQLIPKVTVEELKTVTYQNDSTAKQHQKIETSKKVIKQSSWSTSKSFTATFSMEVKAGIPEVLEVSSGYSFSIGTESTHKLDQTDERTETLSTDVEIPPKKKVDVSITIGRSTFDLPYTGQVKITCKNGSVLQYDTKGTYKGVTYTNIKVKTKESPL, translated from the coding sequence ATGTCCTACCCAACAACTCTGGCTTTAATTGGTGGCCGAGGAGGTGCTCCGTTTTCATTTACTGGTGAGAACAATGGAGCCAGTTTAGAGAAGATCTGGGTGTGGGTGGGAGAATGGCAGATTAAGGCTGTCAGGGTCTGGCTTTCAGATGGAAGAAATCAAACCTTTGGAAACCCATCTGGATCAAATCAAGAGTATGCCTTCAAGCCTGGTGAGTGTTTCACAAAACTGACTCTGTGGGGAAACGGAGCAGGAACACGCCTTGGAGCCATCAGATTCAAGACCAGTGAGGGTGGAGAGTTTTTTGCAAAGATGTCAAAATGGGATTTAAAAACAGAATATCCCATGGACGTCGGCTCTGGGTTTTGTTTGGGAGTTGCCGGAAACTGTGGTGCAGACATTGACGCCATGGGATTCATGTTCCTCAATTCGGTTCAATCAACAGTTCTCATCAATGTCAACTATCCCACTATCAACCAGTTGATACCAAAGGTGACCGTGGAAGAGCTGAAAACTGTCACTTACCAGAATGACTCCACTGCCAAACAACATCAAAAAATTGAAACCTCAAAGAAGGTGATCAAACAATCCTCATGGTCTACAAGCAAGAGTTTTACTGCAACGTTTAGTATGGAAGTGAAGGCTGGGATTCCAGAGGTTCTTGAAGTTTCTTCAGGATACAGTTTCAGCATTGGAACAGAAAGCACCCATAAGCTGGATCAAACAGATGAGAGAACAGAAACTCTGTCTACCGATGTAGAAATCCCACCAAAGAAGAAGGTGGATGTTTCAATCACCATTGGCAGATCCACCTTTGACCTGCCTTACACTGGCCAGGTGAAGATCACGTGCAAGAATGGCAGTGTGTTACAGTATGACACCAAGGGCACATACAAAGGCGTCACTTACACTAACATCAAAGTCAAGACTAAAGAATCCCCTCTGTAA